CGACAGACAGACGCCCCGCCTCCTCGTTCGACGGCCGCCGCATCCGGGCCGCCGTCATCGGCGCGGGCGCCATCGCGCGCGGTTCCCACCTGCCCGCACTCGCCGCCCTCGCCGACGAGGGCGAGACGGAGATCGTCGCCGCGGTCGACATCGACGGCGACGCGGTGAAGGCGCTCTGCGCGGACGCGGGCATCCCGCACGCGTACACCGACCTGGACCGCATGCTCGAGGAGCAGCGCCCCGACCTGGTCACCATCTGCACCCCGCCCACCGTGCACCGCGCGCAGACCGTCGCCGCGCTGCGCGCCGGCGCCTGGGTGTGGTGCGAGAAGCCGCCGGTCCCGACGCTCGCCGACTTCGACGCCATCGAGGCGGAGGAGGGCCTGGGCGGCGGACCGTACGCGGCGATCGTCTTCCAGCACCGGTTCGGCTCGGGCGCCCGGCACGTGAAGCGACTGATCGCGGAGGAGGCCATGGGCCGGCCGCTCGTCGCGCACTGCCAGACCACCTGGTACCGCGACACCGCCTACTACGCCGTCCCCTGGCGCGGCCGCTGGCAGACGGAGGGCGGCGGGCCCGCCATGGGACACGGCATCCACCAGATGGATCTGCTCCTCGACCTGATGGGGCCGTGGAGCGAGGTGCGGGCCATGGCCGGGCGCCTGGTGCACGACGTGGAGACGGAGGACGTCTCGACGGCACTGGTGCGCTTCGGGAACGGGGCACTGGCCACCGTCGTCAACAGCGTCCTGAGCCCCGACGAGGTGAGCCGCATCCGCATCGACTGCGAACGCGCCACCGTCGAACTCACCCACCTCTACGGACACAGCAACGCGCACTGGCGCATCACTCCGGCGCCGGGCGTGCCGGAGGAGGACGTGGCGGCCTGGCGGGACTTCGGTGCGGATGTGCCGAGTTCGCACCTCGCGCAGTTGCGGGACCTGGTCGCGAGCATGCGCGCGGGCGAGCGGCCGCGCAGCAGCGGCGCCGACGGGCGCACCAGCCTGGAGCTGATCACCGCCCTCTACAAGTCGGCGTTCACGGACACGACCGTGCATGCCGGGGACATCGGTCCGGGGGACTCGTACTACGACGCCCTGCACGGGGGCGCGCCGGGCTGGGCACCGGTCACGTCCGAGGTCGCCGGGCCGTCGGTGCCCGTCAGCGAGGGGGAGGTGCCGGCATGACCGGTCGCGGGGGTCTGCGCGTCGTCCACACGCACGGCGAGCGCATCACGATCAGCGACGTCACCACGGGCGTCGAGCTGCTGAGTTACGTCTACCGGCCGGAGGCCGCCTGGGAGGCTCCGAAGCCGTATCTGCACCCGCTGCGGACGCTCGCGGGCACCGCGGTCACGGACTACCGGCCCAACGACCACCGCTGGCACAAGGGCCTGCAGATGACGGTCTCGCACCTCTCGGGCCAGAACCTGTGGGGCGGCAACACATACGTTCATGGAGAGGGATATCTCGAACTCCCCGAGCGGGTCGGGTCGATGGCGCACATCGCCTTCGACGAGGTGGCCACGGCGGACGGCCGCGCGGTCATCGCCGAACGCCTCACCTGGCATCCGTACGACGGTGATCTGTGGGCCGAGGAGGAGCGCCGTATCGAGGTGCACGACGTCGATCCGGCCTCGGGTTCCTGGGCGTTGACCTGGACCACCGCCGTCACCAACCGGCGCGAGGAGCCGCTGCGCTTCGGCAGCCCGACCACCGCGGGACGCGAGATGGCGGGTTACACGGGCCTGTTCTGGCGTGGCCCGCGCGCCTTCCGGGACGGGCGGGTCATCGGACCCGACTCCGAGGGTCCCGAGTTGATGGGGCAACAGGCCCCGTGGCTCGCCTACTCGGGCGAGCACGACGGCGCCGACGGCCACGCCACGCTCGTCTTCGTGCATGCCCCCGAGAACGACCACGCCGGGGCGGCGGGCGCCCACCCGGCCCACTGGTTCGTGCGCAACGAACCGTTCGCCGCCGTCGCCCCCTCCCTCGCCTTCTTCGACGAACTGGAACTCGCCCCCGGCGAGACACTCACCCGCCGCTACCGCGTGGTCGTGGCGGAGGGTGCCTGGGAGCGCGAGGAGGTCGCCAAGTACCTGGAGGCGCACCCGTGGTGAGCCCGCGCGCGGGAACGGACGCGCAGGGCGGCGCCGACGCGCGCCCCGGTTTCGCCGGGCTGCCGGGCGCCGTGGCCGTGTCGCACCTGTCCGTCTACGACTGGCCCGCGGCGGACGGCGTCTGCGGGGGAACTCCCCATATGCACCTGACCTGTTCGGAGGCGTACGTCGTCACCGGCGGGCGTGGGGCGGTGCAGACGCTGACCGCCGCCGGGTACGAGGTCACGCCGCTCGCGCCCGGCACGGTCGCCTGGTTCACGCCCGGCACCATCCACCGACTGGTCAACGAGGACGACCTGCGCATCACGGTCCTCATGCAGAACAACGGACTGCCGGAGGCGGGCGACGCCGTGCTCACACTGCCGCCGTGGTATCTGACCGACCCCGAGACGTACGCGAGCGCCACGGTCATCCCGGCGGACGCGCCCGAGGCGGAGCGCGAGCGGATCGCACGCGCCCGGCGCGACCTCGCCCTGGAGGGCTACCGCGCGCTTCGCGAGGCCGAGGGACCCGAGCCGCTCGCCGCGTTCCACCGGGCCGCGGCCGCGCTGGTACGACCCCGGCTCGCCGACTGGCGTGAGCGCTGGCACCGCGGCGCCGAGGCCGCCGCCGCTGCCACCGGCGAGCAGCTCGACCGCCTGGAGCGCGGCGACACATCCCACCTCGCCGACGCCGCCGTACGAGCCGAACAGCCGTCCGCGTACGGCCGGTTCGGGATGTGCGGACGGCTCGACGTCTACGACGGGACCGTCTGACGCCTGTCGGCCATGGGCCCGTTCCCGCTCAGGCGGGGACGGGCCCTGTCGCCGTCCACCCCGGTGACTGCGGGTGGGCCGTCAGGTCGTGGTGTTCGACCTCTTGGCCGCATTCTCGGCAGGTGATCTGCGGGACCAGTTCGTGTCCGCAGATGTGTTCCAGGACCATCGGGCGGAAGTCGCCCTCCTGGAGATGCCGGTCGCCCCAGGCCATCAGCGTGAGCAGCACCGGCTCCAGCTCCAGGCCGGCCCGGGTGGGCCGGTACTCGTAGCGCGTGGGGCGCTCGCTGTACTCGACCTTCTCCAGGATGCCGGCCTCGACAAGCCGTTTCAGACGGGCGGTCAGTACATCGCGCGGGGCGCCGATGTTGCGTACCAGCTGGTCGAAGCGGGTGGCGCCGAGCGTCACCTCGCGCAGCACCAGCAGGGAGTACTTCTCGCCGACGAGGGCGAGCGTGGCGGCGATCGAGCAGGGTCGGGCGTCCTTCATGAGATCAGTCTAGGGGGTGGGTTGGTTGTTCCAACTCGCCATGTTACTCTCGGGTCACTTGGAGGGTTTGAATTCCAAACTTATGAGTTTGCAATCCAAACTCGATCAATCGTTGAACTGGACCTGCACGGACCTGAGAGGCATCCCATGCGTGACGCTGTGATCGTCGAAGCCGTACGCACCCCCATCGGCAAGGGCAAGCCGAACGGCGCCCTCGCCCATGTCCACCCCGTGGAACTCCTCGCCCACACCCTGCGCACCCTCGTCGAGCGCTCCGGCGTCGACCCGGCGCTCATCGACGACGTCATCGGCGGCACCGTCGACCAGGTCGGCGAGCAGGCCATGAACACCACTCGGTACGCCGTGCTGTCGGCGGGCTTCCCCGACACGGTGCCCGCGACCACGGTGGACCGGCAGTGCGGATCCTCCCAGCAGGCCGTGCACTTCGCGGCGCAGGGCGTCCAGTCAGGCGCGTACGACATCGTCGTGGCCTGCGGTGTGGAGTCGATGAGCCGCGTGCCGATGTGGTCGAACGTGCCCGCGGGCAAGGACCCGTTCGGGCCGGGGGTCGCCGAGCGCTACCCGGAGGGCCTGGTGCCGCAGGGCATCAGCGCCGAGCTCATCGCCGCCAAGTGGGGCATCTCCCGCGAGCGGATGGACGCCTTCGCGGTCGGTTCGCACCAGAAGGCGGCCGCGGCCTGGGACAAGGGCCTGTTCGACGCCGAGGTCGCTCCCCTGGAGGGTGTGACGCGCGACGAGAGCGTCCGTCCCGCCAGTACCACCGAGATACTCGCCGGACTCAAGCCCGCCTACTACGACCCGGCCTTCGGCGAGCGGTTCCCGCAGATCGACTGGTCCGTCACGGCGGGCAACGCGAGCCCCACCAACGACGGCGCGTCGGCCGTGCTCATCATGGCGAGCGAGACGGCGGACCGTCTCGGCCTGCGCCCGATCGCCCGGCTGCACAGTTTCGCCGTCACCGGCTCCGACCCCGTGCTCATGCTGACCGGAGTCATCCCGGCCACGGAGAAGGTGCTCCGCAAGGCGGGCCTCACCATCGACGACATCGACCTCTTCGAGGTGAACGAGGCGTTCTCCAGCGTGGTCCTCGCCTGGCAGCAGGAGACCGGCGCCGACCTCGCCAAGGTCAACGTGCACGGCGGCGCGATCGCCATCGGCCACCCGCTCGGCGCCAGCGGCACCCGGCTGACCACCACACTCGTCCACGCCATGCGCGCCCGAGGCGCCCGCTACGCCCTCCAGACGATGTGCGAGGCGGGCGGACTGGCCAACGCGATGGTGCTCGAAGCGGTTTAGGACGCGAAAGGGTTCAGGACGCGAAGCCGGTCGGGGCCGGCAGCGGTTCAGGACGCGTACGGCCGGCTCAGTGGCCGCGCAGGTGGTGGCGCTTCCGCCAGGCCACCACCGCGCCGATCAGGGCCGGCAGCGCGATGAACCCCATCGCGATCAGGAAGGCGGGCGACGTCGGCGCCGAGGCCCGGGCGCCGGCGACGGCGTACGCGGCCGTGTTCGGGATCGAGCCCAGTGCCGTGGCCAGAAGGAACGGCAGCCAGCCCATGCGGGAGACGGCCGCGCAGTAGTTGGCCGCCCAGAAGGGCACGCCCGGGAACAGGCGGGCCACCATCATCGAGCGGAAGCCGTGCCGGCTGAGCTGCCCGTCCGCGGCCTTCAGCCAGCGGCCGCGGAGCAAGGGCCGCAGCGCGTCCTGCCCGAGGATGCGGCCGAGCCCGAAGGCGACGCCCGCCCCGAGCACCGTGCCCGCGAGCGCGGTGCCGAGGCCCGCCTGGGAGCCGAAGAGGGCGCCCGCCGCCAGGTTGAGGAGCGGCCGGGGCACGAACGCGACCGTGCACAGCCCGTACGCCACCGCGAACACCGCGGCGGCCGCGGCGCCGCCGAGCTCGGGTGGCCAGCCGTCGGAGAGCACTCGCTGCGGATGGAACAGCAGCACGCCGGACGCGGCCGCCGCGAGCAGCACCACGAGCAGCGACAGTCTCGACCAGGGCGAGAGCAGGACTCTGGTGCAGCGGGCGGTCAGGCCCGTGGGCGTGGCGAGGGCGAACTCCGCGACGGCGGCGAGCTCCGTGGCGGTGGCCGGGGGGACGGCCGTGGCGGTGCCCCCAGAGCGGGTGGTGGCATCGAGCATCCGGTGACACTAACCGACCAATGTGTGTGGGCGCCGTATGGTTCGTCTCATGGGCGTCACAGCTTCCGGAACGTCGGATGTTCGGTTCGAGGTGCCGGACAGCACCCTCGCGGACACTCTGCTGGAGCGACTCACCGTCACGTACGCCGCGGCGGCCGATCCGCAGCGGGCCGTGTCGATGCGCGCGTACATGAAGGACATCGCGCCCTTCCTCGGCCTGACGACACCCGAGCGCCGTGCCCTGTCGCGCACCGTCGTGGACGGCACGCCCCGCCCCGACGAAGCCGACTGCACGGCGCTCGCGGTGCGCTGCTGGCAGCTGCCCGAGCGCGAGTACCAGTACTTCGCCGTCGACTATCTGCGCCGCCATGTGAAGCGGCTGACGTCCGGGTTCCTCCCGGTGGCACACCATCTCGTCGCCACGGTCTCCTGGTGGGACACCGTCGACCTGCTCGCCTCCCACGTAGTGGGAGGCCTGGTGGCCGCCGATCCCGCCCTGAAGGCCGACATGGACGCGTGGATCGAGGACGACGACCTGTGGGTGGCCCGCACCGCCCTGCTCCACCAGCTGCGCCACAAGGAGGCGACGGACACCGAACGGCTCTTCGCGTACTGCCTGCGGCAGTCCGGACACCCCGACTTCTTCATCCGCAAGGCGGTCGGCTGGTGCCTGCGCGAGTACGCGAAGACGGACCCCGAGGCCGTACGCGCCTTCGTCACCCAGGAGCGGGGGCGCCTCGCGCCTCTGTCGGTGCGCGAGGCCCTCAAGAACATCGGCCCCTGAAGCACCGGAAGAAACCCCCGCAACGCCCGACTCGGCGGCGCGAAAAACCATTCGACGTGGCCAGACGCGTCGGCGATGATCGCCTCATGTTCCGGTACGCCTTCCTCCTCGCAGCATCCGCAGTCGCGGATGCGCCGAAGGCTGCCGTCCCGATCATCGCGGCCGCTGTCGACGGCGCCCGAAGCTGACCCTTCCCGGATCGTCCGGCGGACCCCGCAGGGGGAGGGTCGGCAAGTCCTTGGGGTCCCCGTCCCGGCCGCTCCGCGCCGGGGCCATCACTCAGTCACAGTTCCGCTGACACTGAAGAGGCTTCGAGGTACAGCCATGCCCAAGACGGCTTACGTGCGCACCAAGCCGCACCTGAACATCGGCACCATGGGTCATGTCGACCACGGCAAGACCACCCTGACCGCCGCCATCACCAAGGTCCTCGCCGAGCGCGGCTCCGGCACGTTCGTCCCGTTCGACCGCATCGACCGCGCCCCGGAGGAGGCCGCCCGCGGCATCACCATCAACATCTCGCACGTCGAGTACGAGACCGACACCCGGCACTACGCGCACGTGGACATGCCGGGCCACGCCGACTACGTGAAGAACATGGTCACGGGCGCGGCCCAGCTCGACGGGGCGATCCTCGTCGTCTCCGCGCTCGACGGGATCATGCCGCAGACCGCCGAGCACGTGCTGCTCGCCCGCCAGGTGGGCGTCGACCACATCGTCGTCGCCCTCAACAAGGCCGACGCGGGCGACGAGGAGCTGGCCGACCTCGTCGAGCTGGAGGTCCGTGAGCTGCTCACCGCGCACGGCTACGGGGGCGACTCCGTACCGGTCGTACGGGTCTCGGGGCTCAAGGCGCTGGAGGGCGACCCCCGTTGGACGGCGGCGATCGACGCGCTGCTGGACGCGGTGGACACGTACGTACCGATGCCGGAGCGGTATCTGGACGCGCCGTTCCTGTTGCCGGTCGAGAACGTGCTCACGATCACCGGCCGCGGGACGGTGGTCACGGGTGCCGTCGAGCGCGGCACGATCCGGGTCGGCGACCGCGTCGAAGTGCTCGGCGCCGACGTCGACACGGTCGTCACCGGCCTGGAGACCTTCGGCAAGCCGATGGACGAGGCGCAGGCCGGGGACAACGTGGCGCTGCTGCTGCGCGGCGTGCCCCGCGACGCGGTGCGGCGCGGGCACATCGTCGCGGCGCCCGGCAGTGTCGTGCCGAGCCGCCGGTTCTCCGCGCAGGTCTATGTCCTGTCGACCCGCGAGGGGGGCCGTTCGACACCGGTCTCCACCGGGTACCGGCCGCAGTTCTACATCCGCACGGCGGACGTGGTCGGCGACGTCGACCTCGGCGAGACGGCGGTCGCCCGCCCCGGCGACACCGTCACGATGACGGTGGAGCTCGGCCGCGACGTGCCACTGGAGGCCGGCCTCGGCTTCGCGATCCGCGAGGGCGGGCGCACGGTCGGCGCGGGGACGGTCACGGCCGTCGGCTGACGGCTTGAGGGGGTGTGGGGGACCGCGGGACGGCTGTGGCCGTTCGCGCGGTCCCCCACACCTGTGCGAGGCGACCGGTGTCCCGCCGTACCCCCACAATGGACAGGTGGACGAGCCGATACCCGTGACACGGGCCGTGGATCACGGGACCGCCAAGCTGATGCCGGACGTCGACCGGAAGCGGGCGTGGCTGCTCACGGTCGACGGGGCACCGCAGTCGTACGTCGACCTGGACGCGCCGACACATCTGGAGTTCGAGTACGCGCGGCGGCTCGGGCATGTGCTGGACACCGTCGCCGAGCCGGGGCGGGCGCTGGACGTGCTGCACCTCGGCGGGGGCGCGCTCACGCTGCCCCGCTATGTCGCCGCGACGCGGCCCGGCTCGCGGCAGGACGTCGTCGAGGCCGACCGCGGGCTGCTCGCCCTCGTCACCGAGCACCTGCCCGTGCCGGACGACGCGGGCATCACGCTGCACGCCGCGGACGCCCGTACTTGGCTGGAAGCGGCCCCCGCGGACTGCGCCGACATCCTGATCGCGGACGTCTTCGGCGGCTCACGCGTCCCGGCGCACCTGACCACCGTGGCGTACGCGGCCGCCGCCGAGCGTGCCCTGCGCGCCGATGGTGTCTACCTGGCCAACCTCGCCGACGCCGCGCCCTTCGCCTTCCTGCGCTCCCAACTCGCCACGTTCTCCGCGGTGTTCGAGGAGCTCGCCGTCATCGCCGAACCGGGCGTGCTGCGCGGTCGGCGCTTCGGCAACGCGGTGCTGCTGGCCTCCCACCGCCCGCTCGACACGGCCGTGCTGGCTCGCCGTACGGCCTCCGACGCCTTCCCCGCACGCGTCGAACACGGCGCCGCGCTGCGGGAGTTCATCGGCGCCGCGCAACCCGTGCACGACGTGGACGCGGTCCCCTCACCCGAGCCCCCCGACGGCTCCTTCACCATCGGCTGACCCGCCCCCGGCACCCGTCGGCCCGCCCTCGGCCTCCGGCAGGGAAGTCCGCCCCGTCACCGGCCTGGTCCGGCGCGTCAGATTCCGTACGTCCGGCACGCACAGCACCGCCGCCGTGACCACGACGACCAGCGTGGCGCAGCCCCACAACGAGGCGGTACGGCCGAATGCCTGCTCCGCCGGGCCCGCCAGGGCGAGCGCCAGCGGCGTCATCGCGATCGAGCCGAACCAGTCGTACGCCGAGACGCGCGAGAGCATGTCCTCGGGGATCTCCTGGTGCAGCGCGGTCATCCAGGCAACGCCGAACACCTGGATCGTCAGGCCGCTGACGAACATCACGGCGTACAGCGCGCCGACCGGTACGGGCACCGCGAGGGCTGCGCTCGGCAGGGCGAGCGGGAAGACGCAGAGCGTGCCGGCGAGGAGCATGCGGTGGGGCTTCCAGCGCATCATCAGCAGGGCGCCGCCGACGGTTCCGAGGCCGAACGCGCCGAGGGCCAGACCCCATGGGCCCGGCCCGCCGAGGCTCTCCCGGGCGACCAAGGGGCCGTAGACGGATTCGGCGGCGCCGACGACCGCCACCACGACGGCGAACTGGGCGACGATCGACCACAGCCACGCCCGCCCGACGAACTCCTGCCAGCCGTCACGGAGATCGGCGAGCAGACCGCCGCCAGGTTTGCGCGGCGGTATGTGGCTGACGTCGAGGAAGGAGCGCAGCGCCGCGGCGACGGCGAACATGGCCGCGTCGACGGCGAGCACCCAGCCGGGGCCGATCGCGGCCACCAGCGCGCCGCCGAGGGCCGCGCCGCCCAGGCCCGCGCCCTGCGTCGCCATCCGGAACAGCGCGAAGGCGCGGCTCACCTGCTCGCCTTCGACGGAGGACATCAGCATGCCCTCGGCCGCCGGGTTGAAGAACGCCTGGCCGGTGCCGCCGAGCGCGCTCAGCAGCATCATCTGCCACAGCTGCGCCTCCCCGGTGATGACGAGGGTCGCGAAGGCGGCCTGCGAGAGGCAGTTGAGGGTGTTGGCCGCGACCATCACCCGATGGCGCGGCAGGCGGTCCGCGACGGCGCCGCCGATCAGCAGGAAGAGCACCAGGGGCAGCGTCCGCGCCGCCGCCACCAGTCCGACGTCCCCTCCGTCGCCGCCCGAGTCGAGCACGGCGAACGCCGAGGCGATCAGCGCGCCCTGGCTGCCCAGGTTCGTGGCGATCGCGGCGGCGGTCAGCAGGGTGTAGTTGCGGCCCGCCCAGGAGGGGCGGCGCGAACGTCGGGAGGAGGCGGCGGCTGGGGTCACCGGGTGACTATCGCCGCCGACCGCCCGACTTGCCAAACGATTTGGACGGGATCAGGAACGGGCCGTCCGGATCGGCCGTGCGCTGCTCAGGACTCCTCGCCGTCCCCGTGCAGCCGCACCGTGCTGAGGATCTTCTGGATCGTGGCGTCCGGCACTTCCTCGCTCACACCCTTGGCCCCGTAGAACGTCCAGGACACGAAGTCGCCGTCGCCGTTCTTGAAGGCGAACGTGGTCGCCTTGCCGTCGGTGTCGCACTTGCCCTCCTTGGGGACACCGGACGAGTACGTGGTCACCACGCTGCCCTCGACGCCCGAAGCCGTCTTGTACGCCTTGGGCTTGCCGATGGTGAGCAGCTTCTTCGAGGCGTTCTTCTGGTCCGTGTACCCGCCGAAGACCCACCACGCCGAGTCGTTGCGCGCGATGTCGTTGGTGTTCTTCGCGCCGCTCTGCCCCTTGGTGCCCGCGGCGGCCAGCGCCGAGCTCTCCTTGTGGCCGTCCTTGTCCTCGTCGGACGTGCAGTAGTCCTCCTTGAGGAAGGCGGGCGCGGACATGCCGATGATCGTGGAGGTGTCGTCCTTGTTCTTGTCGTCGAAGCCGATGAAGGTGCCGGACGACAGCACCTCCCAGTCCGCCGGAACGTCGAAGGCCGTGCCCCACTTGGGATTGATCACGACCTTCCAGCCGGCGATCGTCGGCTTGTCCGCGTCGTCTTCGCCGCCTCGCGGGTTGTCGTCACCGCTGGAGCTGGGGCTCGCGGACGTGGAGACCGACGGCTTGGCGGACTTGGACGGGTCGCCGCCCGCCTCCTTGTCCTTGTCGCCGCCCAGGACGAGATAGCCGGTGACGCCGGCCGCGATCACGACGGCCGAGGCCGCCACGATCGCGGTGATCTTCGTCTTGTTGCCGCCTCCACCGCCGTTGCCGCCGCCGGACGCCTGGGGCACCCCGAGGGGCTCCGCCGGAGCCCCCCATTGCGGCTGCTGCCCGTACGCGTTGGGCTGCTGATAGCCCGTCTGCTGGTATCCGGGCTGCTGGTACGGATTCGGCTGCTGGTACCCCGGCTGCTGGTACGGGTTCTGGTCCTGCGGGTTCTGCTCGCCCCCGGGCGGCTGCTGTCCTGGCCACATGGGCAGTAAGACTAGTGCCGCGTGTGACACGTTTCGGTCACTGGTCTTCGTCAGCCATGTACCGGTCAGGAGTCCGACGGAGCGTCATACAGACGTATGGTGCTCAGGATCTTCCGCACAGTCGTGTCCGGTACCTCCTCGGATACACCCTTGGCGCCGAAGAACGACCACGACGCGATGTCGCCCGAGGAGTCCTTGAAGGCGAAGGTGGTGGCCTTCCCGTCGCTGTCACACTTTTGCGTTTTCTTCACACCGGACGACGACGCCGTGGCCAAAGCGCCCTTGATGCCGGACTTCGTCGTGTACGACGTCACAGGGCCGGACTTGACCAGCTTCTTGTCGGGCTGGGTGTACCCGCCGTAGACCCATGTCCGTGCGTCCGTGCCCGCGGCGTCCTCGGGGCTCTTCGCGCTGTCGTTGCCCCGGGTGCCGGCGGCGGCGAGGCTCATGTACTCCTTGTTGCCGTCCTTGTCGTCATCGGAGCCGCACCACTCCTCCTTGAGGATCGCGGGGGCCGCCATGCCGATGAGGGGCGTCTCGTTGGGGTCGTCGTCCTCCGCGAAGTACGTGACCCAGCTGGTCGACTTCAGAGCCCACTCCGCCGGTACGTCGAACGCGATGCCGCGCGCGGGGTTCAGAACGGTCTTCCATCCGGCGACGGTCGGCTTCTGGTCGCCGCCCGTTCCGCGCGGGTTGTCGCTCGGACTCGCCTGCTGGGAGGCGGACTTGGTCGGCCCGGGATCGGCCCCGTCGTCCTTGCCGCCACCGAGTACCGCGTAACCGGTGACGCCCGCGGTGACCAGGACGGCCGCGGCCGCGGCGATCGCGACGATCTTCGTCCGGCGTCCGCGGTCGCTGGACGGCGGCACCGGAGCGCCCGCCGTGACGGTCGGCGCGTTCCACGGTGCGGGCGCCTGTTGTTGGGCGTATGGATTCTGCTGCTGGTATCCCGGCTGCTGGTAGGGATTCGGCTGACCGCCGAGTCCGGAGTTCTGCGGATGCTGCGGGTTCTGCTCGCCCCCGGGCGGCTGCTCTCCTGGCCACATGAGGCGCAACGATACGACGATCACAGCGCGACGCTGGTCAAAGTTTGCTACTCGTGGGTAACATTCGGCGCATGAGCGCAGACCAGATGTCGATCGGCGAGATGCTCGCCGCCACGGTGCCGATGGCCCGGACGCTGAACCTCGAGTTCGTGGAGACCAGCCCGGAGAAGGCCGTGGTGGCACTGCCGGACCAGGGTGACTTCCACAACCATGTCGGCGGCCCGCACGCCGGAGCGATGTTCACGCTGGGGGAGTCGGCCAGCGGCGCGATCGTCCTCGCCGCGTTCGGCGACCAGCTTTCGCGTGCCGTGCCGCTCGCCGTCAGCGCCGAGATCGCCTACAAGAAGCTCGCGATGGGCCCCGTCACGGCCACCGCGACGCTCGGCCGCCCCGCCGCCGAGGTCGTCGCCGAACTCGACGCCGGTGAGCGTCCCGAGTTCCCCGTCGCCATCGCCATCCAGCGCGCGGA
Above is a genomic segment from Streptomyces sp. R21 containing:
- a CDS encoding MFS transporter, whose translation is MTPAAASSRRSRRPSWAGRNYTLLTAAAIATNLGSQGALIASAFAVLDSGGDGGDVGLVAAARTLPLVLFLLIGGAVADRLPRHRVMVAANTLNCLSQAAFATLVITGEAQLWQMMLLSALGGTGQAFFNPAAEGMLMSSVEGEQVSRAFALFRMATQGAGLGGAALGGALVAAIGPGWVLAVDAAMFAVAAALRSFLDVSHIPPRKPGGGLLADLRDGWQEFVGRAWLWSIVAQFAVVVAVVGAAESVYGPLVARESLGGPGPWGLALGAFGLGTVGGALLMMRWKPHRMLLAGTLCVFPLALPSAALAVPVPVGALYAVMFVSGLTIQVFGVAWMTALHQEIPEDMLSRVSAYDWFGSIAMTPLALALAGPAEQAFGRTASLWGCATLVVVVTAAVLCVPDVRNLTRRTRPVTGRTSLPEAEGGPTGAGGGSADGEGAVGGLG
- a CDS encoding DUF4442 domain-containing protein — translated: MSIGEMLAATVPMARTLNLEFVETSPEKAVVALPDQGDFHNHVGGPHAGAMFTLGESASGAIVLAAFGDQLSRAVPLAVSAEIAYKKLAMGPVTATATLGRPAAEVVAELDAGERPEFPVAIAIQRADGAVTGEMTVVWTLRPNG